The DNA segment AGATTTTAAAGGCGAGCTTTATGTGGGAGATATTAACGATCATCAAACATTTGAAGTAATTAGAGATTTTAAACCCGATGCTATTTTTCATAAAGCCGCAATTTCTGACACTACAGTTTATGATCAAACTAAAGTTTTAGCAACTAATCTTAATACTTTTAAACAATTTATACAACTATCTTTATCTTTAAATGCAAAACTAATTTATGCTAGTTCGGCTTCTGTTTATGGTGATACTCCAAGTCCGCAAGTAGTTGGAAAGGGAGAAGCTCCTAAAAATCCTTATGCTTTTTCAAAATTAATGATGGATAATCTTGCGCAAAAATATTTTGATAAAATGCATATAGTGGGACTTAGATATTTTAATGTTTATGGCAAGGGTGAATATTATAAGAATACTACTGCATCAATGATTTTGCAATTTGGTTTGCAAATTTTATCAAATAAAAATCCTCGTTTATTTGAAGGAAGTGATAGAATATATCGCGATTTTGTTTATATAAAAGATGTTATAAACGCCAATCTATGTTCTTTAGATGCTAAAAGTGGTGTTTATAATGTTGCTACTGCAGTGCCAAGAACTTTTCAAGATATAGTTGATATTTTACAGCATAAACTTTGTGCAAATTTAACATGTGAGTATATTAAAAATCCTTATGTTAAAGCATATCAGTTTCACACTCAAGCGCAACTTAGTGAAATTTTTGCTTATAGACCTCAGTTTAACTTAGAAGATGGAATTGAAGATTATTTACCAGAAATTAAGAGAATTTTTGAGAAGGAAGTGAATGCTTGATTATTTAAGTTCTAAAAGCCCAAGAATTTTAGTTGCCGGAGATTTTATGATAGATCATTATGTATGGTGTGATTGTACCAAAATTTCTCCTGAAGCTCCAGTATTAGTTATGAAAAATATTAAAGAAGATAAAAGGCTTGGCGGTGCTGGAAATGTGTATACTAATTTACAAAGCTTAGGGGCCAAAGTTTTTGCTCTTGGAGTAATAGGTGATGATGAAAATGGCAAAATTTTAAAAGAAAAATTAAATGGTAAATTTTTTGTAGAAAAAAATAGAAAAACTCCTCTAAAAACAAGAATTTTATCGCATTCTCAACAAGTATTAAGAATTGATGATGAAGATGATTTTGATACTGCATTAGAAGTACAAGTAATTCAAGAATTTAAAAGTATTGTGCAAGATTTTGATGCAGTTGTTTTGAGTGATTATGCTAAAGGAAATTTGAGTCAAAATATTTGCCAAGAATTAATAAAATGTGCAAATAATTTAAATATTCCTATATTAATAGATCCAAAAGGTAATGACTTTAGTAAATATAAAAATGCTACTTTGCTTACGCCAAATAAAAAAGAAGCTTTAGAAGTATTAAAAATTGATACTTTAAATAAAAATAATTTAGAATTAGCAATAAAAAAAATAAAAGATGATTTTAATCTTATGTATTCAATAATTACTTTGTCAGAAGAAGGAATAGCTTTATTTGATGATAGATTAAGAATTATTCCTGCTAAGGCTCTAGAGGTTTATGATGTCACTGGAGCAGGAGATAGTGTGATTGCTATGCTTGCTTTTGCTCTTGCTTTGAAGATAGATATTTTTCAAGCATGCGAATTTGCCAATAAAGCAGCAGCAGTTGTGGTATCAAAAATAGGCAGTGTTAGTGTTAGTTTTGATGAAATCAAGAATTTAGAAAAAGCGTCATTTTTTGAAAAAATTAAAACTAAAGAAGAATTATGTAGTCTGATTAAAGATAAAAAAGTTGTCTTTAGCAATGGCTGCTTTGATATTTTGCATTTTGGACATATTAAATATCTTGAAAAAGCTAAAAAAATGGGGCAAATTTTAGTTGTGGGATTAAATTCGGATCAAAGCGTTAAAAGATTAAAAGGACAAGAAAGACCAATTAATCATGAATTTGAAAGAGCTTGTATGTTGGCAAGTCTGTATTTCGTAGATTATGTTGTAATTTTTGATGAAGATACTCCTTATGAACTAATACAATATCTAAAACCCGATATTTTAGTTAAAGGAGCTGATTATAAAAATAAAGAGATTATTGGATCGAATTTGGTAAATAAAGTTGAATTAATAGAATTTGAGAAAGGTTTTAGTACTAGTGATGTAATTAAAAAGATAAAAAAATAAGGTAAAATTTAAGTTTAGCTATTTTGCTAAACTTAAATAATATTCAATTTGTTCTTTTTGTAAAATTCTTATAAGATTTGTACTTCCTGCAACACCTATAGGAAATCCAGCGGTAAGTGTATAAATACCATCTTTTTGCATCAATCCTTTTTCTATACCTAATTTTACTGAATTACTAACAAGCTCAGTTAAATTTTCATGCTTTTCTATAAGTATTGCTGGTTGAACTCCCCAAACTATACTTAAAAAATTTAAAGCTTTTTTTGAATGTGTGATGGCGATAATATCCATTTTAGGTCTATATCTTGCAGTTTTAATTGCTGATGAGCCGCTACTTGTTAGAGTAAAAATAGCATCTGCATTAAGATTGGTAGCTAATTGTGTGTTTGATTTAGCAATAATATCCGTTTCATTAAAACATTTAAAATTTTCAAATTTTTCATAAGGATAATTTTTTTCAGTTTCTATAATGGTTTGCGTCATAATATCTACAGCATTTGCTGGATCTATACCAACAGCACTTTCTTCACTGAGCATTACAGCATCAGTACCATCTAAAACAGCATTTGCAACATCTGAAATTTCGGCTCTAGTGGCAGTTTTTGATTTGGCTAATGAAAACAGCATTTGAGTTGCTGTAATAACTGGTTTATTAGCTTCGTTAGCTTTTTTTATGATTAGTTTTTGTATATTTGGAACTTTATAATAAGGCACCTCTATACCTAAATCACCCCTAGCTACCATAATTCCATCGCTTGAATAAATAATTTCATCAATATTTTCAACTGCATCAAATTTTTCTATTTTTGCAAAAATAGCTATTTTCGCATTATTTTCTTGTAATATTTTTTTAACTTCATCAATATCATGAGCATTTTGCACAAAAGATATAGCGATGAAATCTACATCATTTTTTATTCCCCAAGCTAGATCATCTTTATCTTTTTGAGTGATTATATCAATATTTATTTTAGTATTTGGAAAATTAATACCTTTATTTGAGCTAAGTGTGCCATTATTTTCAACTTGTGTTTGTATGAAATTTTCACTGATTTGAGTAACTTTTGTCTTTATGGAGCCATCACATAAATATATATATTCTCCCACTTTTAACATTGATAAAATTTCAGGATGATTAATGCATACTTTATAATGGTTTTCACATACACATTCTCCTTCAAAGTTATCTTTATAAAAATCAAGCCTATCGTTTGCTTTAAGTTCAAAAGTTTGTGGAATCTTTAAAGTCCTAATTTTAGGACCGCTTATATCTTGTAAAATTCCAATTCTAGCATTAAGTTCAAGGGCTATCTTCCTAATTGTGTTTAGATTTTTACTATGATATTCATGCGTTCCGTGGGAAAAATTTAAACGAAATACATTAACCCCATTTATTATCATCTGTCTAATTGTAGATTCATTCTCGCTTGCTGGTCCTATTGTGGCAACTATTTTTGTTTTTTTAAGCATATTCGATCCTTTTACAACAATTCAGTAGAAAATAAATCTTCATTAAAATTTGCACCAAGATACTGACATATCAATCTTGCGTCTCTTTGAGCATTACCAAGACAACTTGTTGCACCAGGACTTGGAGTCATATTAAATATAATACCAGGAATTTCTGTGATACTAGCTTCTCCAAGCATTAATTCACCTGTTTTTTTATCCAATACTTGAGGTCTTACTCCGCCAAAATTTTTAGCATAATAAATATCATCAACTTTTAAACTTGGTACTATTTTCTTTGCATCTTTTATAAAAAGTTTTTTATTGATGTAAGGAATTTCGAATAAATAGTTGTAAAGAATATAATTTCTAATAGTAGAATCTTTGAATAAATTTAAGCAAATTTTGACAACTTTCATGTCTAAATTAAGGGTTTTGAAAAATTCAGGCAAGGATTTAAAACCATGATATCGTTCAAGCATAGGAATAACCAATGCTGTTGGTCCAAAACGAGTATTCATATTTGCTAACAAATCAGGATCTCCATGTAATGCTGCAAAAGGTAATTTTGGGTTTTGAACCATGTATACCTTTCCATTTAAAATTTTCTTTTTTGATAAATAAAAGCTACCTGCTACCGGAAAACAAGATTTATCTAATCCTATTTTCATTTTATGAGCTAAAAATAAAGAATGTGCTCCAGCATTAACTATTATAGATTTTGCGGTATATTCTTTAAAATCAGCAGTTTTTATATAAAAAATATCATCTTTTTTTTCTATAAATACAACTTCTTGATTAAAAGCAACATGGGTGTTTTTACCTTGTTTACATGCTTGTTCTATGAGACTTTGACTCATTAATCCAAAATCAACTGTAGTATAAACTGCACCAGCTTCAACTCCCATTGCAACTACTTCGTCGGTTCTATCAGCATTACCATGTTCGTTTAATACGATATTGGGTTCAATTTTTTTAATTTCTTCTTTAGTGTAGAATTTAATATAGGGATATAAATCTTTAAATTCTTCATATCTATGTTTCATATAATCACACTCAATATTTCCTACCCCAAGAGCTAATTTTTGGTGCGAGTACATAAATTTATTTTGAGCGTTTTGTAAAATACCGTATTTTACTATCATATCAGCAGTTTTTTTTACTTTTTTTGCTTTTTCTAAAGTATAGTTTGTTTCTATATCACCACAATGAATTGTTTGAGAATTACTAGTACCATGGCTATTTAATGTTGCTGCGCTAGAATATTTTTCTAACAATGCAATATTTTGTATATCAGTATATCTAGCTAACTCATAAAACGCAGCAGCTCCGGATATACCTGCGCCAACTACTATAGTATCAAAATGTTTTTGATCCATTGTCAAATCTTCCTTTGCCTTTTTTAACTAGTATGATAGCAAAATATAGTTGTTTTGAGATTAAATTAAACTTATAATTTATAGCAATTTAAGAATAAATGAATTTATAATTTAAAATTTTCATCAACAACTTTTTTCATACCTCTAAATATTAAAAATTTATCATAAATAGCATAATCAAAAAAGTTAGCCAAAAATTGTCCATCACCACCTGTAAAATATAGTTTTTTGTCATAGGCGCAATCTTTGATTAATAAATAAATACTTTTAAAAGTTCCATAGCTTAAAGCATCTATTGTTCTTTGCGGAAAAGCATCAAAATTTACTTGAGTATTTAGTTCATATCTTAGTTTTGATGAGATATTTGCAAAAGATTTTTTGTAGTTTTCTATACCTGGTAATATAAAACCTCCAAGATGGATGAAGTTGGAAACTATATCAACTGTGATTGCTGAGCCTGCATCAACTACAACTCCATCTTCTATAGTATAACACGCAGCGATTCTATCTACTCCTAAATTTTTATAAATTGTATCAAAATTAAAATATGAAGCTAAATTTATAAATAAAGGATTATTTTCTAGTTTTTGATCTAAGTTAGGATTGACATTAATATAAAATATTTTTTGATCGGGCTCATATTTTAGAAATTGTTCTATATTCATAGAGTAAAATTTTTGGTTATCTAAAAAACTCGCAGTTGTATTTCCAATATCACACAAAAGCATAGTTTTTAATTCCTTTTAAATTTAAATAATTTTGCACTTTAGAACAAATCATTGCCTTGTGAAAAAAAATATTTTTTTTACACAAGATGTCTTTATTAATATTTAAAAATATTTTTTCAATATCTATAATATTTTTCATTAATATTTTACTTTTGGCAAAAGAGAATATAACTAAATATTTTTGGCTTTTAGCATCTTCTCCTAAAATAATTGTAATTGTTTTCATTTTTGTATATAAACTAGTATCAATATTCTGTGTATTCTTAAGGATAAACTGATGATGGATTAATACATTGCTAAGATTTTGATTCATATAATATCATTTAAGTTGCAAAACTTTGTCACCGTAAAAAAACTTATTTTGTTTCATAAAACTCTTTTTATCAACAGCATCAGATAGTTTATATACATTATAATTATTTAAATCTGAATTGATTTTAATTAAATATCCAGTTTTTTCAAAGATATATAAAAAATTATTATAGAAAGTACTTTTTGAAAATAATGCAAATTGAAATTTATTTTCGCTAATTACTCTAAGATTAAGATCTGTTTTGATAACTTTTCCATCCTTTGTAAGTATAAAAATTTCTCGATCACCCATAGTAATATCTTTTATATCTTCATTAAAATATAAAGTTCTATTAGGAGCAACTACAATAACTTTTTTGCCAGTTGCAGCAACCATTTTATCATCTTTTATGGCAAGATAAATAATATTATTAAAAAATTCCTCGCTACTTACTATAATTTCTCGTATGATTTTTAATGTACTTTTGTTAACTATTGCAAGTTTGCCATTTAGCATAGGGTATATGATGATTGTATTTAAAAATTGCGGACTAGCAAAACGACTATCTTGAGCATAAGAGCTGCCGATATTTTGAATCATTTTTATACCTAAATTTTTATTTGCATAAACTAAAGTATTATTAGCTAAAACTAAAGCAATATCATCTCCATCTATATTTGCAGCTACAACGCTTTCGCTAAATTTATGTGAAAATAATTCATTGTTTTGCATATCAAGAATTTTGAAATTTCCATTGTTATCAGCGATTAAAATTTCATGTTGATAAGTGTTGATTATTTGGTAGTTTTTGTCAAGTTTAAAATTAATTATCTCGCCAAATTCATCGATAAAGGTATTATTATTTAATTGGGCTACATTGCTATTAAAGTCTATAATTTTACCTTGGATATTTTTACTTTGTAATGTTGTTGATTCAACTTTGGAAGGCTGGTAATATTCTCTTTTAGTACCACATGCACTTAAAAATAATAAGGTTACAATAAAAATAAAAAAATGTTTCATTTTACAATCCCTGGTAATGTTTTAAACTTTTTATAAGCTGCCACAATGGTGAGTTTAAAGGTATTTTCTCAAATTCCATTTGCGCATTTTTAAAATCATTATTTTTTAAAAAATTATAACCATTGAGTAAGGTATTATAATCCTTTAAAAATGTAGCATCTTCGTTATTTTGTGCTAATATGATTTGTTTTAATAGAGGATCTAAATCTAATTTTGTAGTTTGATTTAAATCAGTAAAATTTGATGTACTCATTAAAAATATAACATATAAATTGGGATTTTTAGTTTTTAATTTTTCTAAATTATCTATATTTTTTGGATCTTTTAATAAAGAAATAAAAATCGCGTTGCTTTCTTGTGTATTTTTTTCTTCGTTATAATTTACAATAAAATTGGTTAAAAAGTAGATGATTACAATAGCCAATAAGACTAAAATATAGTTTTTATATTTTTTTATAAAACGTTCACTTTTTATAAATTTTTCCATTATTTGTTCTTGAGAATTTAATTCATTTTTTATGGTTTGTTGTAAATTTTCCTTTAAAGCCATTTTTATTCCTAGAAATTTTAATTTTTACTTGTACAAATTGTACTTTTATTTATTTTGTGAAATAACAATTGTATCATATAAAAATGAAAAAATAAAATATTTATGTTATAATTTTTAGCTCTTAGAGTAAAAAGCTTATGCTGTATTTTAAAATATTTAGGGTATATAATGCAAATAGATGACAAATTATTAACTAAACTTGAAAAACTTAGTGCTTTGAAAGTATCTGAGGAAAAAAGAAAAGAATTAGAACAACAGTTAGGACAAATAGTTGATTTTGTTCAGAAACTAGATGAATTAAAACTTGACGGTATAGAAGCGATTACTAGCACTACTACAGGTGGAACTCCTTTTAGGGAAGATGAAAGTTGCAAGAGCAGTGTGATTGAGATTATCAGCAAGCATGCTCCGAAGTCTCAAGAAGGTTTTTTTATCGTTCCAAAAATTATAGAATAATTTAAAGTAGGTATTGAATGGAAAATTTTGCTTGGTTTGATGTTTTTGTAGTAGGATTAATCTTAATTTTAGGTTTAAAAGGCTTAATTAGCGGTTTTATAAAAGAAGTATTTGGTTTACTCGGAATAGTTGGCGGAGTTTTAGTCGCCTCTAGATATGCTAAAGAAGTAGCAAATATTATTGATAAAAATTTTTATCAAATTCAGAACGAAAATTTAGCTGTATTTGCTGGTTTTTTGGTTTTGCTTATTGTAATTTGGATAGTATGTTTAATTGTTGGAAATATTTTATCAAAATTGTTTAGTTTAAGTGGACTCGGATTTGTTGATAGAATTGGTGGCTTTTTATTCGGCGGAGCTAAAATATTTTTAATTTTTGCTATATTAGTTGCATGTATTAGTAATATAGAATTTTTAAGAATAAATTTGAGTAAGTATACTCAAAATAGCCATACTTTTGAAATACTTAAATATACAGGTGATTTTATAATGAATACGGATTTTACACAAACTAATTTAGAAAAAATGGAAGATAAAATTAAAGATTCAAATTTAAGTTTAACACCGGAGTTGTAAATGCAAATTGAAAATATAGAATACGATGTTTTGCTCGAGCGTTTTAAAAAAACACTTAAAGATAATGGACTAAAATATACAAAACAAAGAGAAATTTTGCTTAAAACTTTATATCACAGTGAAAAGCATTATACTCCTGAAAGTTTGTATGTGGAGATTAAACAAAATAATCCCGAGCTAAATGTTGGTATAGCAACAGTGTACAGAACTTTAAATTTATTGGAAGATTCTGGTATGGCAACTTCTATTTCTTTTGGAGCTTCAGGGAAAAAATTTGAACTTGCAAATAAACCTCACCATGATCATTTGATTTGTAAAAGTTGTGGTGAAATTGTTGAATTTGAAAATTCTATTATCGAACAGCAGCAAATGTTAATCGCAAAAGAATATAATTTTAAATTAACAGGTCATTTGATGCAGCTTTATGGTCTTTGTCCAAAATGTAATGCAAAAAAAGGTTAGAAATGTTTGATAATATTTTAGAGCAACAAAAAATTCAAAAAGTACAAGAATTAAGAAAAATAGGAATTAATCCATATGCTCATTTTTTAAAAAAAGAAATGAGTGTATCTCAATATAAAGAGAAATTTTTTTATATTAAAGATCTGGAAAACCAAAGAGATGAAGGTGTAGGTGGGATTTTAGCTGGGAGATTAAAATTACTTAGGATTGCTGGGAAGTCTATTTTTGCAAATATTGAAGATGAGCAAGATAATATACAAATTTATTTTAATCAAAATATTTTAGGTCAAGAATACTTTGATACTTTAAAAAAATATCTTGAAGTAGGAGATATTGTTTTAGTCGAGGGTTTCCCTTTTATGACTAAAACTGGTGAATTTAGTATACATGTAAAACAAATTCAGCTTGTAACAAAAGCCATTGTGCCCTTGCCTGAAAAATATCATGGATTGACTGATATTGAGCAAAGATATAGAAAACGATATGTAGATATGATTATGAATTCACAAGTTAGAAAAGATTTTATTTTGCGTTCTAAGATTATATCTTATATTAGGGCTTTTTTTGAAAACAAGGGATTTTTGGAGGTTGAAACTCCTATGATGCATCCTATTGCTGGTGGTGCAAATGCAAAACCTTTCATTACTCACCATAATGCTTTAGGGGTGGAAAGATTTTTAAGGATTGCTCCTGAATTATACTTAAAACGATTGATTGTTGGCGGTTTTGAAGCGGTTTATGAAGTTAATAGATGTTTTAGAAATGAAGGTATGGATCTCACTCATAATCCAGAATTTACAACCATTGAATTTTATTGGGCATACCATAACTATAACGATTTAATGGATTTAACAGAAGAATTATTCGCTACGTTGTTAGAAAAATTAAATTTAGATACTAAAATTGATTTCGATGAAAAAGTGATTGATTTTTCAAAACCCTTTGAAAGAATTTCCTACAAAGATGCTTTAAAAAAATATGGTAATTTGAATGATACAATAATTAACGATAGAGAAAAAATTATTTTAAAATTGCAGAGTGATGGTATTGAAGTAAATGAAAAATTAGAATTAGGACATTTACAAGCTGAGCTTTTTGATAATTATGTAGAAGATAAGCTTATAAATCCAACCTTTGTTGTTGATTTTCCAATTTCTATTAGCCCATTGTCTAGAAGAAGTGATGAGGATGAAAGTATTGCAGAAAGATTTGAGTTATTCATTGCTGGTAGAGAAATTGCTAATGGCTTTAATGAGCTAAATGATCCACTTGATCAGTATGAAAGATTTTTAAAACAAATTGAAGCTAAAAACGCAGGTGATGAAGAAGCGTGTGAGATGGATGAAGATTTTGTGAATGCACTTGGTTATGCTATGGCACCAACCGCTGGAGAAGGAATAGGTATTGACAGACTCGTGATGCTATTATTAAATAAAAAATCAATTCGTGATGTTATCTTGTTTCCTGCAATGCGACCAATAAAGTCTGAAATAAAAGGAGAATGAATGTTAGAGAAATTTGATAGAGAAATTTTTGATTTAACACAGCAAGAACTTGCAAGACAGTGTGATGGTCTTGAAATGATTGCAAGTGAAAATTTTACCATTCCAGAAGTTATGGAAATAATGGGTAGTATCCTTACAAATAAATATGCAGAAGGATATCCAGGGAAGAGATATTATGGCGGATGTGAATTCGTTGATCAGATTGAGAGTATTGCTATAGAAAGATGTAAAAAGCTTTTTAATTGTAATTTTGCTAATGTTCAGCCAAATTCTGGATCTCAGGCAAATCAAGGTGTATATATGGCGCTTTTAAATCCTGGAGATAAGATTTTGGGCATGGATTTAAGTCATGGTGGACATTTGACTCATGGTGCAAAAGTTAGTTCTTCTGGTAAAATTTATGAAAGTCATTTTTATGGAGTTGAGCTTGATGGGAGAATCAACTATGATAAAGTAAGAGAGATTGCTAAAAAAATCAAACCTAAACTTATAGTTTGCGGTGCAAGCGCTTATCCTAGAATTATTGATTTTGCTAAATTTAGAGAAATTGCTGATGAAGTTGGAGCGTATTTGTTTGCTGATATCGCTCATATAGCTGGTTTGGTTGTGGCTAATGAACACCCTAGCCCTTTTCCACATGCACATGTGGTTAGTTCTACAACCCATAAAACTTTGAGAGGACCTAGGGGTGGTATTATAATGTATAACGATGAAGAAATTGCTAAAAAAATTAATTCAGCAATTTTTCCTGGTATTCAAGGTGGTCCATTAATGCATGTTATTGCTGCAAAGGCAGTGGGATTTAAATATAATTTGAGTAATGAATGGAAAATTTATGCAAGGCAAATTATTAAAAACACCGCGGTTTTGGCAAAAGTTTTATTAGATAGAAAATATGAATTAGTTAGTGGTGGAACTGATAATCATTTAATCTTGTTGAATTTTTTAAATAAAAATTTTAGTGGTAAAGATGCAGATCTAGCATTAGAAAATGCTGGGATTACAGCAAATAAAAATACCGTTCCTGGAGAAACAAGAAGTCCTTTTGTGACTAGTGGTTTAAGACTTGGTACAGCAGCATTGAGTGCTAGAGGTTTTAAAGAAGAGCAAATGGAAATTGTAGCAAATTATATCGCGGATATTTTAGATGATATACATGATATAAAGTTACAAGAGGAAATTAGAATAAAACTTAAAAAATTAGCTAGTAATTTTATTATTTATGAGAGGGCAGTATTTTGATAACTACAATGGATATGGCTTTAATTAAAATGGTTACAAACCATTATTATATAAAAAGAAATACTATGGTTAATAAATATGAGTATAAAGGCAGAATTTTTTTTGATAAATTTGAAAAAATAAATGCTCCTCTTACTGCAAATATTATACAAGAGCACATGGAAAAGAAAATTATTGTTGCACATTCTTTGATTAATAGCTTTGATAAGGTTGAGAATATTGTGTTTGACTACAATGGTTTTAATGCAGAAAGATTTTGGCATAGAGCTCAATTAGTATTAAGAGAAGAAGGTTTTATTAATTTTACAGCTTATAAAACTAGAACTAATAATCATTTGCATTTGTATATACACAAAGGGCATACTACTTTTAACGAAGCATGTTCTTTAGGAACGAGACTTTCTTTGCTTTTTTCTCAGAAAATGCCAATAGAGTGGAAAGTTTTTCCTAGTTTAGATATACCTAAGGAATTTAATATTTTAACATTGCCTTATGAAGTATATCAAAAAGAACGTGGGGCTTCTTGGTCAAAGCATATGTAATATTTAGAAAGGATAAATACTATGGAAGAAAATAAAAAAAATGAATTTGATGATATCATCTTGCAAAAAAGTGGTAAGAATGAAAGAATTAAAAAAATTCTTTTAAGAGCAATTATTTTAATAATTGTATTTTTAGTTGTTATGATTGTAATGAAATTGATTAATAATCCAAGTGAAGAAAAATCACTTCAAATACCTTCTGAGCCTGAAAAACAATCATCTTATGAGAGTAATTTTGACTCTCTGCCTATTATAGATAATAGTAAAGAAGAGGATGAATTTGAAGCTTTAGCAAGAAAATTAAAAGAAGAAAGTGCTTTAAATGAAAACAATATGAGTACAAATGAAGCA comes from the Campylobacter insulaenigrae NCTC 12927 genome and includes:
- a CDS encoding DUF1882 domain-containing protein, with amino-acid sequence MITTMDMALIKMVTNHYYIKRNTMVNKYEYKGRIFFDKFEKINAPLTANIIQEHMEKKIIVAHSLINSFDKVENIVFDYNGFNAERFWHRAQLVLREEGFINFTAYKTRTNNHLHLYIHKGHTTFNEACSLGTRLSLLFSQKMPIEWKVFPSLDIPKEFNILTLPYEVYQKERGASWSKHM
- the lysS gene encoding lysine--tRNA ligase; its protein translation is MFDNILEQQKIQKVQELRKIGINPYAHFLKKEMSVSQYKEKFFYIKDLENQRDEGVGGILAGRLKLLRIAGKSIFANIEDEQDNIQIYFNQNILGQEYFDTLKKYLEVGDIVLVEGFPFMTKTGEFSIHVKQIQLVTKAIVPLPEKYHGLTDIEQRYRKRYVDMIMNSQVRKDFILRSKIISYIRAFFENKGFLEVETPMMHPIAGGANAKPFITHHNALGVERFLRIAPELYLKRLIVGGFEAVYEVNRCFRNEGMDLTHNPEFTTIEFYWAYHNYNDLMDLTEELFATLLEKLNLDTKIDFDEKVIDFSKPFERISYKDALKKYGNLNDTIINDREKIILKLQSDGIEVNEKLELGHLQAELFDNYVEDKLINPTFVVDFPISISPLSRRSDEDESIAERFELFIAGREIANGFNELNDPLDQYERFLKQIEAKNAGDEEACEMDEDFVNALGYAMAPTAGEGIGIDRLVMLLLNKKSIRDVILFPAMRPIKSEIKGE
- a CDS encoding serine hydroxymethyltransferase, whose amino-acid sequence is MLEKFDREIFDLTQQELARQCDGLEMIASENFTIPEVMEIMGSILTNKYAEGYPGKRYYGGCEFVDQIESIAIERCKKLFNCNFANVQPNSGSQANQGVYMALLNPGDKILGMDLSHGGHLTHGAKVSSSGKIYESHFYGVELDGRINYDKVREIAKKIKPKLIVCGASAYPRIIDFAKFREIADEVGAYLFADIAHIAGLVVANEHPSPFPHAHVVSSTTHKTLRGPRGGIIMYNDEEIAKKINSAIFPGIQGGPLMHVIAAKAVGFKYNLSNEWKIYARQIIKNTAVLAKVLLDRKYELVSGGTDNHLILLNFLNKNFSGKDADLALENAGITANKNTVPGETRSPFVTSGLRLGTAALSARGFKEEQMEIVANYIADILDDIHDIKLQEEIRIKLKKLASNFIIYERAVF